In Companilactobacillus allii, one genomic interval encodes:
- the nusG gene encoding transcription termination/antitermination protein NusG, with the protein MAEAGDKQWYVLHTYSGYENKVKENLESRAQSMGMEDYIFRAVVPEEEETETKNGKQKTEMKKTFPGYVLVEMVMSDESWFVVRNTPGVTGFVGSHGSGSKPAPLLPEEIDHILDDLGISVEAGNDFEVGESVTIIEGAFSKMTGKVTEIDADHDKLKVDVDMFGRMTSTEVDFSDVQK; encoded by the coding sequence ATGGCTGAAGCTGGCGATAAACAATGGTATGTTCTACATACTTATTCAGGATACGAAAACAAGGTTAAAGAGAACTTAGAATCACGTGCCCAATCAATGGGTATGGAAGATTATATTTTCCGTGCAGTTGTTCCTGAAGAAGAAGAGACAGAAACAAAAAATGGTAAACAAAAGACAGAAATGAAGAAAACATTCCCAGGATATGTTTTGGTTGAGATGGTTATGAGCGATGAATCTTGGTTCGTTGTGCGTAATACACCTGGTGTTACTGGATTTGTTGGAAGCCACGGTTCAGGTAGTAAGCCAGCACCACTATTACCAGAAGAAATCGATCATATTCTAGATGATCTTGGAATCAGTGTTGAAGCCGGAAACGACTTTGAAGTTGGTGAAAGTGTAACTATCATTGAAGGTGCATTCTCAAAAATGACTGGTAAAGTTACAGAGATTGATGCAGATCACGATAAACTTAAGGTCGATGTCGATATGTTTGGTCGTATGACTAGTACAGAAGTTGACTTTAGTGACGTACAAAAATAA
- a CDS encoding GNAT family N-acetyltransferase, with the protein MEIKHVDGRFYIEDSELIGEITYSPVKEGIISIDHTFVNEKYRGQGIAGRLLDEVLTYADRENLKIVPVCSYAKLVFKNKPSIRYLLTENYRKLLQEDN; encoded by the coding sequence ATGGAAATAAAACACGTAGACGGTCGTTTCTACATTGAAGATAGTGAATTGATTGGTGAAATAACTTATTCTCCAGTTAAAGAAGGAATTATTTCAATTGATCACACTTTCGTCAATGAGAAATATCGTGGACAAGGTATTGCCGGTAGACTTTTGGATGAGGTTTTAACTTATGCAGATAGGGAAAACTTAAAAATTGTTCCTGTCTGTTCTTACGCAAAACTAGTATTTAAAAACAAACCTTCAATACGCTATTTATTAACTGAAAATTACCGCAAACTTTTGCAGGAGGATAACTAG
- a CDS encoding Mini-ribonuclease 3, whose protein sequence is MVKIDQLNGVTLAYLGDAVYEVFIREHLLDLDITKVNQLQKKATHYVSAKAQAALITLMIDENMLSEKELRVYKNGRNAKKYTKAKNTSVITYHMSTGFEALFGYLDVSNQKDRVKELAQWCIGKVEAGETDAEEFK, encoded by the coding sequence ATGGTTAAGATTGATCAGTTAAATGGAGTAACTTTGGCATATTTAGGTGATGCAGTTTATGAAGTGTTCATTCGTGAACATTTGTTAGATCTCGATATTACTAAAGTTAATCAATTACAAAAAAAAGCGACACATTATGTTTCAGCTAAAGCTCAAGCAGCGTTAATTACTTTGATGATTGATGAAAATATGCTGTCTGAAAAGGAACTTAGAGTTTATAAAAATGGACGCAATGCTAAGAAATATACTAAGGCTAAGAATACTAGTGTTATAACGTATCATATGTCTACAGGATTTGAGGCATTATTTGGGTATTTGGATGTAAGCAATCAAAAAGATCGTGTTAAAGAACTTGCACAATGGTGCATTGGAAAAGTAGAAGCGGGGGAAACAGATGCAGAAGAATTTAAGTGA
- the gltX gene encoding glutamate--tRNA ligase: protein MAKKSDNKIRVRYAPSPTGHLHIGNARTAIFNYLFARSHKGTFVIRIEDTDTKRNVKGGEESQLENLKWLGVDWDEGPDIGGDYGPYRQSERKDIYQKYIQELLDKGLAYESYLTEEQLTKMREKQEANGEMPHYEYEFAGMSEEEKAAKIQDAKDAGLTPVIRIHVPKGKTYEWDDIVKGKVSIDSDTIGGDWVIQKRDGMPTYNFAVVVDDHLMEISHVLRGDDHVANTPKQLMIYEDLGWDAPRFGHMTLIINTETGKKLSKRDESILQFIEQYRALGYLPEAMFNFITLLGWSPVGEDELFNRKQFIKIFDENRLSKSPAKFDQKKLEWVNNQYVKTADASEITDLVLENLIEAKRIADDPDTNTIQWVRHLTELYMPQMSYTQQIVELSDIFFNQPDVLTDDEQAELVDDDSRKAIEDLRGKLEKLNRFTATQIMAAIQGVRADTGVKGRKLYMPARIAATRTMHGPAIAEAIELIGKEKSLSNIDKTLDQMK from the coding sequence ATGGCAAAAAAGTCAGATAATAAAATTCGAGTAAGATATGCACCAAGTCCAACAGGTCATTTACACATTGGTAATGCAAGAACAGCTATTTTTAATTACCTATTTGCAAGAAGCCACAAGGGAACTTTTGTAATCCGTATTGAAGATACTGATACAAAAAGAAACGTTAAAGGTGGAGAAGAAAGTCAACTAGAAAACCTCAAATGGCTAGGTGTTGACTGGGATGAAGGCCCTGATATAGGCGGTGATTATGGTCCATATCGTCAATCAGAAAGAAAAGATATCTATCAAAAATACATTCAAGAGCTTCTCGATAAGGGATTGGCTTATGAATCATATCTGACTGAAGAACAACTTACAAAGATGCGTGAGAAACAAGAAGCCAATGGTGAAATGCCTCATTATGAATATGAGTTTGCCGGAATGTCTGAAGAAGAAAAAGCTGCTAAGATACAAGATGCAAAAGACGCTGGATTAACTCCAGTAATTAGAATCCATGTACCAAAGGGCAAAACTTATGAATGGGACGATATCGTTAAAGGTAAAGTCTCAATTGATTCAGATACAATTGGTGGAGATTGGGTTATCCAAAAACGTGATGGTATGCCAACATACAATTTTGCTGTTGTTGTTGATGATCACTTAATGGAAATTAGTCATGTTCTTCGTGGGGATGACCATGTTGCTAATACTCCAAAACAATTAATGATTTATGAAGATCTAGGTTGGGATGCACCAAGATTTGGCCACATGACACTTATCATAAATACTGAAACAGGTAAGAAACTAAGCAAACGTGACGAATCCATCCTACAATTTATCGAACAATATCGTGCTTTAGGATATTTGCCAGAAGCTATGTTCAACTTTATTACCTTACTTGGCTGGTCCCCAGTTGGAGAAGATGAATTATTTAATCGTAAACAATTCATTAAGATCTTTGATGAGAATCGTTTGAGTAAGTCACCCGCTAAGTTTGATCAAAAGAAACTTGAATGGGTTAATAACCAATATGTTAAAACTGCTGATGCCAGCGAAATCACTGACTTAGTACTAGAAAACTTAATTGAAGCAAAACGTATTGCAGATGATCCGGATACAAATACGATTCAATGGGTAAGACATTTGACAGAACTTTACATGCCACAAATGTCTTATACACAACAAATTGTTGAATTATCAGATATTTTCTTCAACCAACCTGATGTATTAACAGATGACGAACAAGCTGAATTGGTTGATGATGATTCAAGAAAGGCCATTGAAGATCTACGTGGCAAGTTGGAAAAACTTAATCGTTTTACAGCTACTCAAATCATGGCCGCTATTCAAGGGGTTCGTGCTGATACAGGTGTTAAAGGTAGAAAACTTTATATGCCAGCTAGAATTGCCGCTACACGAACAATGCATGGTCCAGCAATTGCTGAAGCTATCGAATTGATCGGTAAAGAAAAGTCATTGTCAAATATTGATAAGACTTTGGATCAAATGAAATAA
- the secE gene encoding preprotein translocase subunit SecE, translated as MKLFKFFGSVKKEMKVVVWPTAKENRRDTWTVVATSLMYAIFFAAVDWALVALLQQFIMGSK; from the coding sequence ATGAAATTATTTAAATTTTTCGGTAGCGTTAAAAAAGAAATGAAAGTAGTTGTTTGGCCTACTGCTAAGGAAAACAGACGTGATACATGGACTGTTGTAGCAACATCATTGATGTACGCTATCTTCTTTGCAGCTGTTGACTGGGCATTGGTTGCCTTATTGCAACAATTCATTATGGGAAGCAAATAA
- a CDS encoding PIN/TRAM domain-containing protein, translating into MRKYIINAVFALFGLAVGITILPALWIASGLDNVRLLNNGYIDGLIGLIIFYLLSFLFIKPITDANTRIEKYLNSRSPGWIIFGSLFLIGGLILANIISIPFYMMHNMFANIIPPILMIIFGFIGFRMGTSRRNDWKSFSITKRKTTETNSEPDKKDMDYDGEVLRRSVKKEFYPYKIVDTSVVIDGRIHQLAQTGFLEGKIMVPDFVVHELQLISDSSDNQKRERGRRGLDILNEMKMDQTINIETTTRDYDNIPEVDMKLLKLAKEIGGAVLTNDYNLSKVSEFQNVKVLNINELAKVLKPMVLPGETMTVKVIKAGTEREQGVAYLEDGTMVVVEDGKYFIDKQVDVVVTSALQTDAGKMIFAKPKHSMNGIQSNTSNNGNKKSSSTQSTNNANKNSKNNSRNKRGEHRNGKKVR; encoded by the coding sequence ATGCGAAAATATATTATTAATGCAGTCTTCGCGTTATTTGGCTTAGCGGTTGGTATAACCATTTTGCCAGCGCTGTGGATTGCTTCAGGATTAGATAATGTGCGTTTATTGAATAACGGCTATATTGATGGACTTATTGGATTAATTATATTTTACCTATTGTCGTTTTTATTTATTAAACCTATTACAGATGCAAACACTAGGATAGAGAAGTATTTGAATTCCCGATCACCGGGATGGATCATATTTGGTTCACTATTCCTAATAGGAGGATTGATTTTAGCAAATATTATTTCCATTCCTTTTTATATGATGCACAATATGTTTGCTAATATTATTCCACCGATTCTAATGATAATCTTTGGATTCATTGGATTTCGTATGGGTACTAGTAGAAGAAATGACTGGAAGAGTTTTTCTATCACTAAAAGAAAGACTACAGAGACAAATTCAGAACCAGATAAAAAAGATATGGATTATGACGGTGAAGTTTTACGTCGTTCAGTAAAAAAGGAATTCTATCCATATAAGATCGTCGATACATCAGTTGTTATTGATGGTCGAATTCATCAATTGGCTCAAACTGGATTCCTCGAAGGTAAAATCATGGTTCCAGATTTTGTTGTCCATGAATTACAATTGATATCTGATTCAAGTGATAATCAAAAACGTGAACGTGGTAGACGTGGATTAGATATTTTGAACGAAATGAAGATGGATCAAACCATTAATATTGAAACAACCACTCGTGATTATGATAATATTCCCGAAGTTGATATGAAATTATTGAAATTGGCTAAAGAAATAGGTGGTGCAGTCCTCACAAATGACTATAATTTAAGTAAGGTCAGTGAGTTCCAAAATGTTAAAGTACTTAATATTAATGAGTTAGCCAAAGTTTTGAAACCCATGGTTTTGCCAGGCGAAACAATGACTGTTAAAGTAATTAAAGCGGGTACTGAACGTGAACAAGGTGTTGCTTATCTAGAGGATGGTACGATGGTAGTCGTTGAAGATGGTAAGTACTTCATAGATAAGCAAGTGGATGTCGTTGTAACTAGTGCATTACAAACTGATGCTGGTAAAATGATATTTGCTAAGCCTAAACATTCAATGAATGGTATCCAAAGCAATACAAGTAACAATGGCAATAAAAAGAGTAGTTCAACACAGAGTACTAATAATGCCAATAAGAACTCTAAGAACAACTCTAGAAATAAAAGGGGAGAACATAGAAATGGCAAAAAAGTCAGATAA
- a CDS encoding sigma-70 family RNA polymerase sigma factor, with translation MNTFEVELIELVKEKNNEALESLVQRYKPMIDNMYFQYKIGLYDRNDWYQEALLVCYSTCQIFDGASGSKFGSFFKLKFKNHIIDIVRRENTFKRQANQFACSYELLIESNDPAEFIQNYVHLLNTSSYLEEAISELSALELVALQFLLGEVKLQIACEIGSCNSNQLNRAASRCRMKMMQYL, from the coding sequence ATGAACACTTTTGAAGTAGAACTAATTGAGTTAGTAAAGGAGAAAAACAATGAAGCATTAGAATCACTAGTTCAACGTTATAAACCGATGATTGACAATATGTATTTTCAATATAAAATTGGCCTTTATGATCGAAATGATTGGTATCAAGAAGCACTTTTAGTATGTTACTCAACCTGTCAAATTTTTGATGGTGCGAGTGGTTCGAAGTTTGGAAGCTTTTTTAAATTAAAATTTAAAAATCATATTATTGATATTGTCAGAAGAGAGAACACATTTAAACGACAAGCTAACCAATTTGCGTGTTCATATGAATTGTTAATTGAGAGCAATGATCCAGCAGAATTTATTCAAAATTATGTTCATTTGCTAAATACTTCTAGCTATCTTGAGGAAGCTATTTCTGAACTAAGTGCACTGGAGCTTGTGGCCTTGCAATTTTTACTTGGGGAAGTAAAATTGCAAATTGCATGTGAAATTGGAAGCTGTAATTCAAACCAGTTAAATCGTGCAGCAAGTCGTTGTAGGATGAAAATGATGCAATATTTATAA
- the rpmG gene encoding 50S ribosomal protein L33 — MGLRKVALACSVCGSRNYTISENPNRTERLEVKKFCKHCGKHTLHKETR; from the coding sequence ATGGGATTAAGAAAAGTAGCATTAGCTTGTAGCGTTTGTGGATCAAGAAATTACACGATTTCTGAGAATCCTAATAGAACCGAACGTCTAGAAGTTAAGAAATTTTGTAAACATTGTGGTAAACATACCTTACATAAAGAAACACGTTAA
- the rplA gene encoding 50S ribosomal protein L1 has protein sequence MAKHGKNYIEAMKQVDKNKSYTASEAADLLKKVNYAKFDATVEVAINLDVDPKQADQQIRGALVLPNGTGKSQKVIVFAEGEQAKAAEAAGADIVGSDDLVEKIQDGWLDFDVAVATPPMMAKVGRLGRVLGPKGLMPNPKTGTVTMDVTKAVNDVKAGQVTYRVDPNGLIHAPIGKLSFDTEKIAANFDAFYETIAKARPASLKGNYIVSVNMTSTFGPGLKINA, from the coding sequence ATGGCTAAGCATGGAAAAAATTATATAGAAGCTATGAAGCAAGTTGATAAGAACAAATCTTACACTGCTTCAGAAGCTGCTGACTTACTTAAGAAAGTAAATTACGCAAAATTTGACGCAACTGTTGAAGTTGCTATTAACTTGGATGTAGATCCAAAACAAGCTGATCAACAAATTCGTGGTGCACTTGTTCTACCTAACGGAACAGGTAAATCACAAAAGGTTATCGTTTTCGCTGAAGGTGAACAAGCAAAGGCTGCTGAAGCTGCCGGTGCTGACATCGTTGGTTCTGATGATCTTGTTGAAAAGATCCAAGATGGCTGGTTGGACTTTGATGTTGCTGTTGCAACACCACCAATGATGGCTAAAGTTGGACGTTTAGGTCGTGTACTTGGACCTAAAGGCTTGATGCCTAACCCTAAGACAGGTACTGTAACAATGGATGTTACAAAGGCTGTTAACGATGTTAAGGCTGGACAAGTTACTTACCGTGTAGATCCTAATGGATTGATTCACGCACCTATTGGTAAATTGTCATTTGATACAGAGAAGATTGCTGCTAACTTTGACGCATTCTACGAAACTATCGCAAAGGCACGTCCAGCATCATTGAAGGGTAACTATATTGTTAGTGTTAATATGACATCAACATTTGGCCCTGGTCTAAAGATCAACGCTTAG
- the rlmB gene encoding 23S rRNA (guanosine(2251)-2'-O)-methyltransferase RlmB has product MQKNLSENSEESELVFGHHTVVELLKSPTAGQRVNKVLVQKGLKSSHIGEVIELAKRSKLIVQEVPKNKLDDISNGGNHQGMAAYISPYQYAELDDIFKAAKAKNEDPFILILDKIEDPHNLGSILRTADAVGVHGIIVPKHRSTGLTSVVAKTSTGAVEHVPVVRVTNLVNTINDLKKQNIWIFGTAMEGNNYRTWNAKGAVALVIGNEGKGVSPLVQKQVDQTLSIPMVGHVQSLNASVATGVLLYQAFASRHS; this is encoded by the coding sequence ATGCAGAAGAATTTAAGTGAAAACAGTGAAGAAAGTGAACTAGTTTTCGGTCATCACACAGTTGTTGAATTATTAAAATCACCAACTGCTGGTCAACGAGTTAATAAAGTCCTTGTACAAAAGGGATTGAAGAGTTCACACATTGGTGAAGTTATTGAGTTGGCCAAACGTAGTAAACTGATCGTTCAAGAAGTTCCTAAGAACAAACTGGATGATATTAGTAACGGTGGTAATCATCAAGGGATGGCAGCCTATATTTCCCCTTATCAATATGCAGAATTAGATGATATTTTTAAGGCCGCAAAGGCAAAGAATGAAGATCCATTCATTTTGATATTAGATAAAATTGAAGATCCACATAACTTAGGATCGATATTAAGAACAGCAGATGCAGTTGGCGTGCACGGAATTATTGTGCCAAAGCACAGATCGACCGGATTGACATCTGTTGTTGCTAAGACATCTACAGGTGCAGTTGAGCACGTCCCAGTTGTTCGTGTTACTAATTTAGTTAATACAATTAATGATTTGAAAAAACAAAACATCTGGATATTTGGTACAGCCATGGAAGGTAATAACTATCGTACATGGAACGCTAAAGGTGCTGTGGCATTAGTTATAGGTAATGAAGGTAAAGGAGTGTCTCCTTTAGTTCAAAAGCAAGTAGACCAAACTTTAAGCATACCAATGGTTGGACATGTTCAAAGTTTAAATGCTAGTGTTGCAACAGGTGTATTGTTGTATCAAGCATTTGCTTCAAGACATTCATAA
- the cysS gene encoding cysteine--tRNA ligase, whose product MLKIFNTLTREKEEFKSITPNEVRMYVCGPTVYNYIHIGNARSIVAFDTVRRYLEYLGYKVKFVSNFTDVDDKMIKEANRENITVPEVADRFIKAFFEDIDKLNVERATVNPRATDNIKEIIDFISDLVAKDYAYESDGDVLYRARKFKHYGELSDQDIDQLVQGASKHIGEAEFDKKQDPIDFVLWKKAKPGEINWDSPWGKGRPGWHIECSVMSTKYLGDTFDIHGGGQDLEFPHHENEIAQSEAKTGKKFVNYWMHNGFVTVENNEKMSKSLGNFVTVHDMVKNIDPQVLRFFLSSTHYRRPLEYSESNLQKATDNYEKIKTAYNNLNFRIKDATAIEDDTKKQVDKIVDKFKVAMDDDFNVQNGITEIFGLVTLANNYSSQDNIDADNAQYILDTLANLSGILGIEFKEKNDLSDEIQAMVEKRDQARLDKDFATSDDLRDKLKEMGVILEDTPQGTRWHIDG is encoded by the coding sequence ATGCTAAAAATATTCAACACACTGACTCGTGAAAAAGAAGAATTCAAGTCAATAACCCCAAATGAGGTTCGTATGTATGTCTGTGGACCAACAGTGTATAACTATATTCATATTGGAAATGCTAGATCTATTGTGGCTTTTGATACGGTTCGTAGATATCTAGAATATTTAGGATATAAGGTCAAGTTTGTTTCCAATTTTACCGATGTTGACGATAAGATGATTAAAGAAGCTAATCGTGAGAATATTACCGTTCCAGAAGTTGCTGATAGGTTTATAAAGGCATTCTTTGAAGATATTGATAAATTAAACGTTGAACGTGCAACAGTCAATCCTAGGGCTACTGATAATATTAAAGAAATCATTGATTTTATTTCTGATTTGGTTGCTAAAGACTATGCATATGAATCAGACGGTGATGTACTTTACCGTGCAAGAAAATTCAAACATTATGGTGAGTTGTCTGATCAAGATATCGATCAATTAGTTCAAGGTGCCAGTAAGCACATTGGTGAGGCTGAATTTGATAAGAAACAAGATCCCATTGATTTTGTTCTGTGGAAAAAAGCTAAACCTGGTGAAATAAACTGGGATTCACCTTGGGGAAAAGGACGCCCGGGATGGCATATTGAATGTTCAGTTATGTCCACTAAATATCTTGGTGATACTTTTGATATTCACGGTGGCGGACAAGACCTAGAGTTCCCACATCATGAGAATGAAATAGCCCAAAGTGAAGCTAAAACTGGTAAGAAATTTGTTAATTATTGGATGCATAATGGTTTTGTAACCGTTGAAAATAATGAAAAAATGAGTAAATCATTGGGAAACTTCGTTACTGTTCATGATATGGTTAAGAATATCGATCCCCAAGTATTGAGATTCTTTTTGTCATCAACACATTATCGTAGACCCTTAGAGTATTCAGAGTCTAATTTACAAAAGGCTACTGATAATTATGAGAAGATCAAAACAGCATACAATAATTTGAACTTCCGAATTAAAGACGCTACGGCAATTGAGGATGACACTAAGAAACAGGTCGATAAGATTGTAGACAAGTTCAAAGTAGCCATGGATGATGACTTCAATGTGCAAAATGGTATTACTGAGATATTTGGTTTGGTAACTTTGGCAAACAATTATAGTTCACAAGATAATATCGATGCTGATAATGCCCAATATATCTTGGATACTTTGGCCAATTTGTCAGGAATTCTTGGGATTGAATTTAAAGAAAAGAATGACTTATCAGATGAGATTCAAGCAATGGTTGAAAAACGTGATCAAGCACGTTTAGATAAAGACTTTGCAACTAGTGATGATCTTCGTGATAAGCTAAAAGAAATGGGAGTAATTTTAGAAGATACTCCACAAGGAACACGGTGGCATATAGATGGTTAA
- the rplK gene encoding 50S ribosomal protein L11: protein MAKKVANVVKLQIPAGQATPAPPVGPALGQAGINIVAFTKDFNARTQDQQGMIIPVVISVYEDRSFDFVTKTPPAAVLLKKAAGVEKGSGEPNKNKVAKVTNDQVREIAETKMKDLNAASVESAMRMVAGTARSMGFTVED from the coding sequence GTGGCTAAAAAAGTTGCTAACGTAGTAAAATTACAAATTCCTGCTGGTCAGGCTACTCCAGCTCCACCAGTTGGTCCTGCTTTAGGACAAGCTGGTATTAACATCGTTGCATTTACAAAGGACTTTAATGCACGTACACAAGACCAACAAGGAATGATTATTCCTGTTGTTATTTCAGTATATGAAGACCGTTCATTCGACTTCGTTACTAAGACACCACCTGCAGCAGTTCTATTGAAGAAGGCTGCTGGTGTTGAAAAGGGCTCTGGCGAACCTAACAAAAATAAAGTTGCCAAAGTCACAAACGACCAAGTTCGCGAAATTGCTGAAACCAAGATGAAAGACCTAAACGCTGCAAGTGTTGAATCTGCAATGCGTATGGTCGCTGGTACTGCAAGAAGTATGGGCTTTACAGTAGAAGACTAG
- the radA gene encoding DNA repair protein RadA, which produces MAKSKSKFVCQNCGYVSPKYLGRCPNCGSWNQMVEEVEHVETAQATPSRRTSDVTSRPIKINDVSFEKEARVKTDMSELNRVLGGGIVPGSLILIGGDPGIGKSTLLMQVSGQLQKTGGKVLYVSGEESASQIKMRADRLGVSGDELYVYPQTDMSYIRDQINNMDPDYLVIDSIQTMDEPEISSAVGSISQVREVTAELMNIAKQQNITVFVVGHVTKGGAIAGPKILEHMVDTVLYFEGDTHHSYRILRSVKNRFGSTNEIGIFEMQTKGLVEVANPSEIFLEERLKDANGSAVVVSMEGTRPILVEIQSLITPTIFGNAKRTATGLDHNRVSVIMAVLEKRGNLMLQNQDAYLKSTGGVKLDEPAIDLALVMSIASSYKNIGIPATDCFVGEVGLTGEVRRVNRIDQRVNEAEKLGFKRIFVPKNNLGDWTKNNKIEIIGVNTVVEAMNKIFN; this is translated from the coding sequence TTGGCTAAATCAAAATCAAAATTCGTTTGTCAAAACTGTGGCTACGTTTCACCAAAATACTTGGGACGTTGTCCTAATTGTGGTTCATGGAACCAAATGGTGGAAGAAGTAGAGCACGTTGAAACAGCTCAAGCTACACCAAGCCGTAGAACAAGCGATGTTACATCTAGACCTATCAAAATCAATGATGTTTCATTCGAAAAAGAAGCTCGTGTTAAAACTGATATGTCTGAATTGAATCGAGTACTCGGTGGAGGAATCGTTCCTGGATCACTTATACTTATAGGTGGTGATCCTGGTATTGGTAAGTCAACTTTATTGATGCAAGTTTCGGGACAACTCCAAAAAACTGGAGGAAAGGTATTATACGTTTCTGGTGAAGAGAGTGCATCTCAGATAAAGATGCGTGCTGATAGATTGGGCGTTAGTGGGGATGAATTGTATGTGTATCCTCAAACAGATATGAGTTATATTCGTGATCAGATCAATAATATGGACCCTGATTATTTAGTGATAGATTCTATTCAAACTATGGATGAACCAGAAATATCCTCCGCAGTTGGTAGTATCTCTCAAGTTAGAGAAGTTACTGCAGAATTGATGAATATTGCTAAACAACAAAATATTACAGTATTTGTTGTTGGACATGTTACAAAGGGCGGTGCCATCGCTGGTCCTAAAATACTGGAACATATGGTTGATACTGTTCTATACTTTGAAGGTGACACACATCATAGTTACCGCATATTGCGTTCAGTTAAGAACCGTTTTGGTTCAACAAATGAGATTGGTATTTTTGAAATGCAGACTAAAGGACTTGTTGAAGTGGCTAATCCATCTGAAATATTCCTTGAGGAACGTTTGAAAGATGCTAATGGTTCTGCCGTTGTTGTTTCAATGGAAGGAACACGTCCTATTTTGGTTGAAATTCAATCGTTGATTACTCCAACTATTTTTGGAAATGCCAAAAGAACCGCTACTGGATTGGACCACAATCGAGTATCTGTTATAATGGCTGTCTTAGAAAAACGTGGGAATTTAATGCTTCAAAACCAAGATGCTTATTTGAAATCAACTGGTGGTGTAAAATTAGATGAACCAGCAATTGATCTAGCACTAGTAATGTCTATTGCGTCGAGTTATAAAAATATTGGGATTCCTGCTACTGACTGTTTTGTCGGCGAGGTAGGATTAACTGGTGAAGTTCGTCGTGTGAATAGAATTGATCAACGTGTGAATGAAGCTGAAAAATTAGGATTCAAGCGTATTTTTGTTCCTAAGAATAACTTAGGCGACTGGACAAAGAATAATAAAATTGAAATTATTGGTGTTAATACAGTTGTGGAAGCTATGAATAAGATATTTAATTAA
- the rplJ gene encoding 50S ribosomal protein L10 → MKQEKLSQKEALVTGVAASLKDAKSVIVVDYLGLTVEQATSMRAELREQGATMKVIKNTVLRRAAEEAGLDGLEEFFVGPTAIAYSNEDPVAPAKVAAKYAKDVESVEIKGGIIEGKAATLEEIQALATLPNRDGLLSMLVSVLQAPVRDFALAVKAVAEKKDDEPAA, encoded by the coding sequence ATGAAGCAAGAAAAATTATCACAAAAAGAAGCACTAGTTACAGGAGTTGCTGCTAGTTTAAAGGATGCTAAGTCAGTTATTGTTGTTGACTACTTAGGTCTTACAGTTGAACAAGCTACTTCTATGCGTGCCGAATTACGTGAGCAAGGTGCTACTATGAAGGTTATTAAGAACACTGTCTTAAGACGTGCTGCTGAAGAAGCTGGATTAGATGGTCTTGAAGAATTCTTCGTTGGCCCAACAGCCATCGCTTATTCTAATGAAGATCCAGTTGCACCTGCTAAGGTTGCTGCTAAATATGCCAAAGATGTTGAATCCGTTGAAATCAAGGGTGGAATCATCGAAGGCAAGGCTGCTACACTTGAAGAAATTCAAGCACTTGCAACACTACCAAACAGAGATGGCTTGCTATCTATGTTGGTATCTGTATTACAAGCTCCAGTTCGCGACTTCGCATTGGCTGTTAAAGCTGTTGCTGAAAAGAAAGACGACGAACCAGCTGCTTAA